A single genomic interval of Rhododendron vialii isolate Sample 1 chromosome 3a, ASM3025357v1 harbors:
- the LOC131319262 gene encoding zinc finger protein VAR3, chloroplastic, translating to MGGASRFTMLLTAPSPFLLRLARRRLPSSPSLSNLSTPSPTPRPQLRLIRLVQAKAGIHTQTTTTTNQDDNSRDSLGFSPTSPPPPAAHPWPEWSALVDSLSSRGYFDLPTREILADDAFVAHEELSDEFVRASSACLAFARDRTDLMGLLPRSDIGMVVETGTPFLFKSALDTTRRMRAFLGIGAGNEFDSNKAHTVDLMKYLLSYASNPTVSSGKSNLRAEGLIESAIRNLLSELTRLGFGIPAPESCASVQHQFLDRYGQTPRPLGQNTEMKRGDWICPRCTFMNFARNVKCLKCEEARPKRQLMGGEWECPQCDFFNYGRNPLCIRCDCKRPVDTSFGITDSSSVSGHGNGLYANKPDIESRLAANEEKAQRWFTKASQLESAADLSSAAADEDFPEIMPLRKGVNRFVVSTRKTPLERRLANSQFQRDAANTGSFEILDANGQNAETASSPSLSRSTSQQFGHPKGSHSSYVPFVPLPKDMFAKNPEKIEENERVVTDTFHDASLKASEQTSAVPVKSDTRKLGDNLNLTEQPSNEVEKSESWFKKLADLHEPADLESEISDDFPDIMPMRKGENRFVVSKKNSRSLSSPMYKRKMAMEQTSSTTNFVPFVPFPPDYFAKRNNQRPHGADSTVKATGETSSDSDTNNVPNMDNPQTSTGVLNSESSGENLNERKNRDTDGSPTSGNPTQNSFSSQSSDKEDGWSSGFSGKECRIENTDLSSGENFNERKHFTYGSPIGRNPTQNSFDSLNNKQDGRSTGFSRKERRTESTDLTGTKQPESQSSRSGWTGKSLEGSAVQEPDPLDMSEEAKAQRWFRRVAQIKDISELSQIPDEDFPSIMPMRKGVNRFVVSKRKTPLERRLTSPQYRRNLPVVSSDPLKKENENS from the exons ATGGGCGGCGCGTCAAGGTTCACAATGCTCCTCACCGCTCCCTCCCCCTTCCTCCTCCGCCTCGCTCGCCGCCGCCTCCCGTCttcgccctctctctctaatctctctACTCCCTCTCCCACTCCGCGCCCTCAGCTACGCTTAATCCGCCTCGTACAAGCCAAAGCCGGCATTCACACCCaaactaccaccaccaccaatcaaGACGACAACAGCCGAGACTCCCTCGGCTTTTCCCCCACCTCTCCTCCGCCCCCCGCCGCCCACCCGTGGCCAGAGTGGTCCGCACTCGTtgattctctctcctcccgcgGGTATTTCGATCTTCCGACACGAGAGATTCTCGCTGACGATGCATTCGTGGCGCACGAGGAGTTGTCAGATGAATTCGTCCGTGCCTCCAGCGCTTGTCTGGCTTTCGCTCGTGACCGGACGGATCTTATGGG TTTGCTTCCGAGAAGTGATATTGGCATGGTTGTGGAAACTGGAACAccatttcttttcaaaagtGCTCTCGATACTACACGGAGGATGAGGGCGTTTCTTGGCATTGGTGCTGGCAAT GAGTTCGACTCCAATAAAGCGCACACGGTTGACCTGATGAAGTATTTGTTGAGTTATGCAAGCAATCCTACTGTTTCTTCAGGAAAAAGCAATCTGCGTGCAGAAGGGCTTATTGAATCAGCCATTAGGAACCTTCTGAGTGAGTTAACTAGGTTGGGTTTTGGAATTCCAGCACCAGAGTCTTGTGCTTCGGTCCAGCATCAGTTCCTAGATAGGTATGGACAAACTCCAAGGCCTCTTGGACAGAACACGGAAATGAAGAGAGGTGATTGGATATGCCCTAG GTGCACTTTTATGAACTTTGCGAGGAACGTTAAATGCCTTAAATGTGAGGAGGCAAGACCAAAGAGACAGTTGATGGGTGGGGAGTGGGAGTGTCCTCA ATGTGATTTCTTTAACTATGGGAGGAACCCACTATGCATAAGGTGTGATTGCAAGAGACCCGTAGACACTTCATTTGGGATTACTGATTCAAGCTCTGTTTCGGGACATGGTAATGGGCTATATGCAAATAAGCCTGATATTGAGAGCAGATTAGCTGCCAATGAAGAAAAGGCACAGCGGTGGTTTACTAAGGCTTCTCAACTGGAGAGTGCTGCTGATTTGAGTAGTGCTGCTGCTGATGAAGATTTTCCTGAAATCATGCCTTTGAGGAAAGGGGTAAACCGGTTTGTTGTAAGCACAAGGAAGACTCCATTGGAGCGGAGGCTTGCTAATTCTCAATTTCAAAGAGATGCAGCTAATACTggttcttttgaaattcttgatgcTAATGGACAAAATGCTGAAACAGCGAGTTCTCCTTCACTGTCTAGATCAACATCTCAACAGTTTGGGCATCCCAAGGGGAGCCATTCCAGTTATGTTCCGTTTGTGCCATTACCCAAGGACATGTTTGCTAAAAATCCCGAAAAGATTGAGGAAAATGAGAGGGTGGTAACAGATACCTTCCATGATGCCTCTTTGAAGGCTAGTGAGCAAACTAGCGCTGTTCCTGTGAAAAGTGATACCAGAAAGTTGGGGGATAATTTGAATTTAACTGAACAGCCATCAAATGAGGTTGAGAAGTCCGAAAGCTGGTTTAAGAAGCTGGCAGATTTGCATGAGCCTGCAGACTTGGAAAGTGAAATTTCAGATGACTTTCCGGACATCATGCCTATGCGTAAGGGAGAAAATCGTTTTGTAGTGAGCAAGAAAAATAGCCGTTCTTTATCTTCTCCTATGTACAAAAGGAAAATGGCGATGGAGCAAACAAGCAGCACTACCAATTTCGTCCCCTTTGTTCCTTTCCCACCAGACTATTTCGCTAAAAGGAATAATCAGCGGCCACATGGGGCAGATTCAACTGTGAAAGCAACCGGTGAAACTTCTTCTGATTCTGACACAAATAACGTCCCCAACATGGATAACCCACAAACCAGCACAGGGGTGTTGAATTCGGAATCTTCTGGAGAAAACTTAAACGAGAGAAAGAATCGTGATACTGATGGGTCGCCAACCAGTGGAAACCCAACACAGAATTCCTTCAGTTCCCAAAGTAGTGATAAAGAGGATGGTTGGAGTAGTGGCTTTTCTGGAAAAGAGTGTAGAATTGAGAATACAGATTTATCTTCTGGAGAAAACTTTAATGAGAGAAAACATTTTACTTATGGGTCTCCAATCGGAAGAAACCCAACGCAGAATTCCTTTGATTCCCTTAATAACAAACAAGATGGTCGGAGTACTGGCTTTTccagaaaagagagaagaactGAGAGCACAGATTTGACTGGGACCAAACAGCCTGAAAGTCAGAGTTCCAGGAGTGGTTGGACAGGAAAGAGCTTGGAGGGGTCGGCGGTGCAGGAACCTGATCCTTTGGACATGTCAGAAGAGGCTAAGGCGCAGAGGTGGTTCCGGCGTGTTGCTCAGATCAAGGACATCTCTGAACTCAGTCAAATACCCGATGAAGACTTTCCGTCGATAATGCCTATGCGGAAAGGAGTTAACAGGTTTGTGGTGAGCAAGAGGAAAACACCTCTAGAGAGAAGATTGACATCTCCGCAGTACAGGAGGAATCTTCCTGTAGTGAGCTCGGATCCACTGAAGAAGGAAAACGAAAATAGctga
- the LOC131319273 gene encoding uncharacterized protein LOC131319273 isoform X2 encodes MVFYFKARPEAGDYTIFMGLDKFENEELIKYGFPEDIWFHVDKMSSAHVYVRLHKGQTIDDMSEGLLEDCAQLVKANSIQGNKVNNVDVVYTPWHNLKKTASMDVGQVGFHNSKMVRTVRVEKRINEIVNRLNRTKVERKPDLKAEREAVNAAERAERKQQLRDKKRREEMERLEKERQAEVRSYKNLMVAEKMTSNKEIASANKSLQELEEDFM; translated from the exons ATGGTGTTCTACTTCAAAGCCCGACCCGAGGCCGGCGACTACACCATCTTCATGGGCCTCGACAAGTTCGAGAACGAGGAGCTCATCAAATACGGTTTCCCCGAAGACATCTG GTTTCATGTTGATAAAATGTCTTCGGCTCATGTTTACGTGAGATTGCACAAGGGTCAGACAATTGATGATATGTCCGAAGGTCTTTTGGAAGATTGTGCTCAACTAGTCAAAGCGAACTCCATCCAAG GAAATAAGGTGAATAATGTCGATGTTGTTTACACGCCATGGCATAACTTGAAGAAGACAGCTTCCATGGATGTCGGCCAAGTTGGTTTTCACAACTCAAAAATG GTTCGCACTGTGAGAGTGGAGAAGCGAATAAATGAGATAGTTAATAGATTGAACCGGACGAAGGTTGAAAGGAAGCCAGACTTGAAAG CTGAGCGAGAAGCAGTTAATGCAGCAGAAAGAGCGGAGAGAAAGCAACAGCTGAGAGATAAA AAACGGCGAGAGGAGATGGAGAGGCTTGAAAAGGAGAGACAAGCAGAGGTTAGAAGCTACAAGAACTTGATGGTAGCTGAAAAGATGACATCTAACAAAGAGATAGCTTCAGCCAATAAGTCCTTACAAGAACTGGAAGAGGACTTCATGTAA
- the LOC131319273 gene encoding uncharacterized protein LOC131319273 isoform X1 translates to MVFYFKARPEAGDYTIFMGLDKFENEELIKYGFPEDIWFHVDKMSSAHVYVRLHKGQTIDDMSEGLLEDCAQLVKANSIQGNKVNNVDVVYTPWHNLKKTASMDVGQVGFHNSKMVRTVRVEKRINEIVNRLNRTKVERKPDLKAEREAVNAAERAERKQQLRDKTTAVLGSRIGWGKMIRKVKDSKPILLLGKKKSFLPFSLLAGLGKEMHIVVEGYSIV, encoded by the exons ATGGTGTTCTACTTCAAAGCCCGACCCGAGGCCGGCGACTACACCATCTTCATGGGCCTCGACAAGTTCGAGAACGAGGAGCTCATCAAATACGGTTTCCCCGAAGACATCTG GTTTCATGTTGATAAAATGTCTTCGGCTCATGTTTACGTGAGATTGCACAAGGGTCAGACAATTGATGATATGTCCGAAGGTCTTTTGGAAGATTGTGCTCAACTAGTCAAAGCGAACTCCATCCAAG GAAATAAGGTGAATAATGTCGATGTTGTTTACACGCCATGGCATAACTTGAAGAAGACAGCTTCCATGGATGTCGGCCAAGTTGGTTTTCACAACTCAAAAATG GTTCGCACTGTGAGAGTGGAGAAGCGAATAAATGAGATAGTTAATAGATTGAACCGGACGAAGGTTGAAAGGAAGCCAGACTTGAAAG CTGAGCGAGAAGCAGTTAATGCAGCAGAAAGAGCGGAGAGAAAGCAACAGCTGAGAGATAAA ACTACGGCTGTGCTTGGGTCTCGAATTGGTTGGGGGAAAATGATTAGAAAGGTGAAAGATAGTAAACCAATATtgcttttgggaaaaaaaaaaagcttccttcctttctctttaTTGGCTGGATTAGGAAAAGAAATGCATATAGTTGTCGAAGGTTACTCTATTGTCTAG